In Nitrospira sp., one genomic interval encodes:
- a CDS encoding type II secretion system F family protein, with the protein MAVFAYRAARADGTTFEGQIEGEDEQLVRAKLESDGLLVFRIARRGAGFGVPGLIAARWGKLPLQDFLVFNQELLALIKAGLPVLRVWDLLIDRTQRAPFREALKAVRQDIRGGHSASEALAKHATYFSDLYLATIRAGEQSGNLPEVLQRYIAYLKLMIGLRQKVSKALAYPAFLVVVGIGVVGFLLSYVMPTFVSVYGESSASLPAATRILITVIHAGEAQLIPVAVVLVGATVLGRAWYQTSAGRLAVDRHLLRLPLIGQILVQHHTIQLTRTLATVLAGGTPLVEALEIARSAVSNRFVSRGLVSAVNEIREGSTLAAAIERPHILPKLAIEMLSVGEETGSLEPMLRDVAEFYEGDLDVRLSQLTTWIEPILLLVMGLLVGGIVIIMYLPIFQMAGTIQ; encoded by the coding sequence ATGGCTGTGTTCGCATATAGAGCGGCTCGCGCGGATGGCACCACCTTTGAGGGGCAAATCGAAGGTGAAGATGAGCAACTCGTCCGCGCCAAACTTGAATCCGACGGGTTGTTAGTCTTTCGCATTGCTCGGAGAGGCGCGGGGTTCGGTGTGCCCGGACTTATCGCCGCCCGCTGGGGCAAACTGCCGCTGCAGGATTTTTTGGTCTTCAACCAAGAGCTCCTGGCGTTGATCAAGGCCGGGTTGCCGGTGTTGCGGGTGTGGGACCTGCTGATAGACCGGACCCAACGCGCCCCCTTTCGTGAGGCCTTGAAGGCGGTGCGGCAAGACATTCGCGGCGGTCACTCCGCCTCCGAAGCTCTGGCCAAACACGCCACCTACTTTTCAGATCTGTATTTGGCCACGATACGTGCCGGTGAGCAGTCCGGCAATCTACCGGAGGTGCTGCAGCGCTACATCGCGTATCTCAAGCTGATGATCGGTCTGCGACAAAAAGTGAGCAAGGCGTTGGCCTATCCGGCGTTTCTGGTCGTCGTGGGCATCGGAGTCGTCGGATTCCTACTCAGTTACGTAATGCCTACCTTCGTGTCGGTCTATGGGGAATCGTCCGCTAGTCTGCCGGCGGCCACACGCATCTTGATTACCGTCATTCATGCAGGAGAGGCGCAGTTGATCCCGGTGGCCGTGGTTCTGGTGGGAGCGACGGTCCTCGGGCGGGCCTGGTATCAGACATCGGCTGGCCGGTTGGCGGTGGATCGGCATCTTCTGCGGCTGCCGCTGATCGGGCAGATCCTCGTGCAGCACCATACGATCCAACTGACGCGCACCTTGGCTACGGTGTTGGCCGGAGGAACACCCCTGGTCGAGGCGCTGGAAATCGCTCGCAGCGCCGTTTCAAACCGGTTCGTCTCCCGAGGCCTTGTATCGGCGGTGAATGAGATCCGCGAGGGGAGTACGCTGGCAGCGGCCATCGAGCGACCGCACATTCTGCCCAAACTCGCGATCGAGATGTTGTCGGTGGGGGAAGAAACCGGGTCGTTGGAGCCGATGTTGCGGGACGTGGCCGAATTTTATGAGGGGGATCTCGACGTGCGACTCAGTCAGTTGACCACGTGGATCGAACCGATTCTGTTGCTCGTCATGGGACTCCTTGTGGGAGGCATCGTGATCATCATGTATCTGCCGATCTTCCAGATGGCCGGGACCATTCAATAA
- a CDS encoding glycosyltransferase family 2 protein: MTNILGIICSLVLLLITAISCYQLVHAALAIFVSKARSGSSRTRTTRFLILIPAHNEEDGLPYTLKSLAELHYPKHLAQTVVIADRCADATASVAREGGALCLERSEGQGGKGSAMSWAMQQLKNASIEFDALVIIDADCLADAHLLEAFDDALVAGHAVQQGYNYLSNPWESPFTRVIAVTSVLRNFLFYGGKEAFGGSAMLSGTGMCLGREVVDRYGWSAFSVAEDWEFSVSLLLSNVRIHFNPLARVFAKESKGLKQAAHQRLRWATGKYAVMTNGARRLFLRGLAERRIELVDGALTLVCPNYSSQASMALFAVGCSLLVHHEPAWSFLLLWSVGVFVSLAAYFALGIMYTQSPLKTLAGIPYIAIFLPWRLAIEILGFLGFGRKGWGRTFRDTATRRHKT; encoded by the coding sequence ATGACTAACATTTTGGGAATTATATGTTCACTAGTTCTGCTCCTTATTACCGCTATTTCCTGCTACCAGCTTGTGCATGCTGCTCTGGCCATTTTCGTCAGCAAAGCGAGATCAGGTTCATCCAGAACACGTACCACTCGGTTCTTAATTCTTATCCCGGCGCACAATGAAGAAGACGGTTTGCCGTACACGTTGAAAAGCCTTGCCGAGTTGCACTATCCAAAGCATCTCGCTCAGACCGTTGTGATTGCTGATAGATGTGCAGATGCAACTGCAAGTGTTGCTCGGGAGGGTGGAGCGCTCTGTTTGGAAAGGTCAGAGGGGCAAGGTGGGAAAGGCTCGGCGATGTCATGGGCCATGCAGCAATTGAAAAATGCCTCAATCGAGTTTGACGCGCTTGTGATCATTGATGCGGACTGTCTAGCTGATGCCCATCTACTGGAGGCATTTGATGATGCCTTGGTTGCGGGGCATGCCGTCCAGCAGGGGTATAACTATCTCTCGAATCCATGGGAAAGTCCGTTCACGCGAGTTATTGCCGTGACCAGTGTACTACGTAACTTCCTGTTCTATGGCGGGAAGGAAGCTTTTGGTGGCTCAGCGATGCTGAGTGGTACCGGAATGTGTCTCGGCCGGGAGGTTGTCGACCGCTATGGGTGGTCGGCATTTTCAGTAGCCGAAGATTGGGAGTTTTCGGTTTCGTTGCTGTTAAGCAATGTTCGAATCCATTTCAATCCGCTAGCCCGAGTGTTTGCCAAAGAGTCCAAAGGACTTAAGCAGGCTGCACATCAGCGGCTTCGATGGGCAACCGGAAAATATGCAGTCATGACAAATGGAGCACGACGGCTGTTCTTGCGAGGGCTCGCTGAACGTAGGATAGAGCTGGTTGATGGTGCACTTACTTTGGTTTGTCCAAATTATTCAAGTCAGGCTTCGATGGCCTTGTTTGCGGTCGGCTGCAGTCTGCTTGTCCACCATGAGCCGGCATGGAGTTTTTTGCTTCTATGGTCTGTCGGGGTGTTCGTCTCTCTTGCAGCGTATTTTGCGTTGGGAATCATGTATACGCAGTCGCCACTAAAAACTCTCGCGGGAATTCCATATATTGCAATATTTCTACCATGGCGCTTAGCGATCGAGATCCTGGGCTTTCTAGGGTTTGGGCGAAAAGGCTGGGGAAGGACATTTCGAGACACCGCCACCCGCCGTCATAAGACTTAG
- a CDS encoding prepilin-type N-terminal cleavage/methylation domain-containing protein, translating into MGQSTETGRTVSALASSQGFTIIELMIVVTIVGILATLAVPSYQAAIIKAKEGALRQDLFSLRDVIDQHRADKGKYPDSIAALVSAGYLRRVPTDPMTGSADSWQEMVNETEEGMVDVFSGSDLVGTNGVPYNQW; encoded by the coding sequence ATGGGACAAAGTACCGAGACTGGTAGAACCGTCTCGGCGCTGGCTTCGTCCCAGGGTTTTACGATCATTGAATTGATGATCGTGGTCACCATTGTGGGTATCTTGGCCACCTTGGCAGTCCCCTCCTATCAAGCCGCCATTATCAAGGCCAAGGAAGGCGCGTTGCGGCAGGATTTGTTTTCGCTGCGCGACGTTATCGATCAACATCGGGCCGATAAAGGGAAATATCCGGATTCGATCGCGGCCTTGGTATCTGCCGGTTATCTGCGTCGTGTTCCCACGGACCCCATGACCGGATCGGCTGACAGTTGGCAGGAAATGGTGAATGAGACGGAGGAGGGGATGGTCGACGTCTTCTCCGGGTCCGATTTAGTCGGCACCAACGGAGTTCCTTACAACCAATGGTAA
- a CDS encoding nucleotide sugar dehydrogenase, which produces MPKKTQRQIAVVGLGYVGLPIAVAFGKYTAVIGFDINKTKVDELRKGVDRTGEVSSQDLKASRVRYTSEPSDLKAADFIIVAVPTPINEALQPDLTALKKASELIGANLASGAIVVYESTVYPGATEEDCLPILEKASGLKSGIDFKIGYSPERINPGDKEHTLERIIKVVSAQDEESLEIVAQTYALVVKAGIHRASSIKVAEAAKVIENTQRDLNIALMNELALIFHRLGIDTKSVLEAAGTKWNFLKFNPGLVGGHCIGVDPYYLTAKAESVGYHPQVILAGRRINNSMGKYVAEQTMKLLSQVERPVSDLKVAVLGLTFKENVPDLRNSRVPDIVNELKEYGIQVMVHDPLAEPEEAVGEYGLRLSLWDQLKQLDGIILAVAHREYLQMGVQELLRPLRKQRNNVVVDVKSVLTPDALPGSVKYWRL; this is translated from the coding sequence ATGCCAAAGAAGACTCAGCGACAGATTGCAGTGGTGGGGTTGGGCTACGTCGGATTGCCGATCGCCGTCGCGTTCGGCAAGTACACAGCAGTGATCGGGTTTGATATCAATAAGACCAAGGTCGATGAGCTGAGAAAGGGGGTTGATCGGACGGGTGAAGTGTCCTCGCAGGATCTCAAAGCCAGCCGCGTTCGATACACATCGGAGCCCAGTGATCTGAAGGCTGCAGACTTTATCATTGTCGCAGTCCCGACCCCGATTAATGAGGCCCTTCAGCCTGATCTGACCGCCCTGAAGAAGGCCTCCGAGCTGATTGGAGCGAACCTTGCCTCCGGTGCCATTGTCGTATACGAGTCGACGGTCTACCCCGGTGCGACGGAAGAGGATTGCCTGCCGATTCTTGAAAAGGCATCCGGCCTCAAGAGCGGCATCGACTTCAAAATCGGATACTCCCCGGAGCGTATTAATCCCGGTGATAAGGAACACACTCTCGAGCGCATCATTAAAGTGGTGTCGGCGCAGGACGAAGAGTCTTTGGAAATCGTCGCCCAAACCTATGCACTCGTGGTGAAGGCCGGGATCCATCGGGCATCCAGCATCAAGGTGGCGGAAGCGGCGAAGGTTATTGAAAATACACAGCGGGATCTCAACATCGCCCTGATGAACGAGTTGGCCCTCATTTTCCATCGTCTGGGCATCGACACCAAGTCGGTACTTGAGGCGGCTGGTACCAAGTGGAACTTCCTGAAGTTCAATCCCGGGCTGGTAGGAGGCCATTGTATCGGCGTCGACCCCTATTATTTGACTGCCAAGGCGGAGTCGGTGGGGTATCATCCACAGGTTATTTTGGCCGGTCGGCGCATCAATAATAGTATGGGGAAATATGTCGCCGAACAGACCATGAAACTCTTAAGCCAGGTGGAACGCCCGGTGAGTGATCTGAAAGTCGCCGTGCTCGGGTTAACTTTCAAAGAAAACGTCCCGGATTTGCGTAACAGCCGCGTTCCAGACATCGTGAACGAGTTGAAGGAATATGGCATTCAGGTCATGGTTCACGATCCGCTGGCGGAGCCGGAAGAAGCCGTTGGGGAATATGGCCTGCGATTGTCTTTGTGGGATCAACTCAAACAATTGGACGGCATCATTTTGGCTGTGGCGCATCGCGAATACCTGCAGATGGGGGTGCAGGAGTTGCTCCGGCCGCTACGCAAGCAGCGCAACAATGTGGTGGTCGATGTGAAGAGTGTCTTGACTCCCGATGCCTTGCCGGGATCAGTGAAGTATTGGAGGTTGTAA
- a CDS encoding acyltransferase, with amino-acid sequence MQSSTGQHYLALDHVRAIAALLVVTWHFIHGSTGFPIAFDYSPNLFLLSLFDEGHTGVALFMTLSGYLFAKLLNGKTIDYKAFLWNRALRLLPLLTVVTAASGLYLIVMGKTSPSAFLQTVTSGILLPTLPNGGWSITVEFHYYLILPLLLWMLRHSRWLPASVLLLSIAFRTIMHQSTGEVQTLAYWTIIGRIDQFVLGMLAFQFRLHLAHRHGMVVLWLGSFAGFYAYFNALGGFMAAPAYPSPSSLWVLLPTIEGASYAVAIAWYDSSFSPPSRGFSKYLGYAGAYSYSIYLIHYNLVFRAARFIDQHIMSLTNFYVALAWALFFFLLMVALGHFSFRYIESPFLRHRKRYIHSLRDKEVSKDHPAQDSARLLPSHVVPRSQALYRSHKHPEPHTAATPLRNK; translated from the coding sequence ATGCAGTCCTCAACTGGACAACACTACCTCGCTTTGGATCATGTACGGGCGATCGCTGCGCTTTTAGTTGTCACATGGCATTTCATTCACGGCTCGACCGGATTCCCCATCGCTTTTGACTACTCACCGAACCTTTTCCTGCTCTCCCTCTTCGATGAAGGACACACTGGGGTCGCACTGTTCATGACCCTCAGCGGCTATCTATTTGCGAAGCTTCTGAATGGGAAAACCATCGACTACAAAGCCTTCTTGTGGAACCGCGCACTTCGCCTTCTGCCGCTACTTACAGTCGTCACGGCAGCGAGCGGGCTCTACCTCATTGTTATGGGAAAGACTAGTCCGAGTGCGTTCCTGCAGACCGTGACATCCGGAATCCTGTTGCCTACTCTGCCCAATGGTGGCTGGTCCATTACCGTCGAGTTTCACTACTATCTCATCCTTCCTCTCTTATTATGGATGCTCAGACACTCCCGGTGGTTACCTGCATCGGTGCTACTGCTTTCCATCGCATTTCGTACCATCATGCATCAAAGTACAGGCGAGGTTCAGACATTGGCATATTGGACCATCATCGGACGTATCGACCAATTCGTTTTGGGAATGTTGGCATTTCAATTTCGACTACACCTCGCGCATCGCCATGGAATGGTCGTTCTTTGGCTGGGATCGTTCGCAGGCTTCTACGCATATTTCAATGCGCTGGGGGGATTTATGGCTGCTCCAGCATATCCCTCTCCCAGCAGTCTTTGGGTCCTTCTGCCTACGATAGAGGGTGCGAGTTATGCGGTCGCCATTGCCTGGTACGATAGCTCCTTCTCTCCACCTAGCAGAGGCTTTTCCAAGTACCTAGGGTATGCAGGTGCCTATTCTTACTCCATCTATCTCATTCACTATAATCTTGTGTTTCGAGCGGCTCGATTCATTGATCAGCACATCATGAGCCTCACGAATTTCTATGTGGCTCTCGCCTGGGCGCTGTTTTTCTTCCTACTCATGGTCGCGTTAGGGCATTTCAGCTTTCGATATATTGAGTCGCCATTTCTTCGGCACAGAAAACGATATATTCATTCGTTACGCGATAAGGAAGTATCCAAAGACCACCCAGCGCAGGATAGTGCTCGTCTGTTACCTAGCCATGTAGTCCCCCGCAGCCAAGCGCTTTACCGCTCGCATAAACATCCGGAACCGCATACCGCCGCTACACCTCTGAGGAACAAATGA
- a CDS encoding class I SAM-dependent methyltransferase: MSQLKLHLGCGKSALPGHMGVDISPQPGVSVVCDLSSRPWPFEDSSVERCVLFNLLEHLPDTILVMEELWRVTKPGGIVHIQVPYYNSAGAFQDPTHVKFFTERTFEYFTVDGATELSHYNYYSRARFEIERLDFYQRSFLKRLPKRIQIFLGHHLATIQALDVVLKTVKAL, translated from the coding sequence ATGAGTCAGCTTAAGTTACATCTGGGGTGTGGAAAATCTGCGCTTCCTGGGCATATGGGAGTTGATATTAGCCCTCAGCCTGGTGTGAGTGTAGTTTGTGACTTATCCAGCCGGCCGTGGCCATTCGAGGATTCCAGCGTTGAGCGGTGTGTCTTGTTCAACCTCTTAGAGCATCTTCCTGATACCATTTTGGTCATGGAAGAACTCTGGCGTGTGACTAAGCCGGGCGGCATCGTGCATATTCAGGTTCCGTATTACAATTCTGCAGGCGCATTCCAGGATCCCACACACGTGAAGTTCTTCACTGAGCGAACGTTTGAGTATTTTACGGTAGATGGCGCGACCGAGCTAAGTCATTACAACTATTACTCGCGTGCTCGGTTTGAAATCGAACGGCTTGATTTTTACCAACGCTCTTTTTTGAAACGGCTGCCAAAGCGAATCCAGATTTTCTTAGGACATCACTTGGCCACGATACAAGCGCTGGATGTGGTGTTGAAGACGGTCAAAGCTTTGTGA
- a CDS encoding LysM peptidoglycan-binding domain-containing protein, giving the protein METVPDAKPSDLQVTVDQLKIAVRDAQRTAADLRAELDGQRQQLAEVELERARLQGMLRETERRLTEARQIIELQREELASARTERERMAHALRSLPAKPRQASTGALPQAHSTHPESIPRTITIQAGDTLWDLSRRHNVSMETLRVLNGLRDSRLLTGRKLRLPDPPSSESTTVPAVAQ; this is encoded by the coding sequence ATGGAGACGGTTCCTGATGCGAAGCCGTCCGATCTCCAGGTCACCGTCGATCAACTGAAAATCGCAGTTCGCGATGCGCAACGCACGGCCGCCGACTTGCGGGCGGAGTTGGACGGACAACGGCAACAGTTGGCTGAGGTGGAACTGGAGCGGGCGCGACTTCAAGGGATGTTGCGCGAGACGGAACGGCGCTTGACGGAGGCACGCCAGATTATCGAGTTGCAACGAGAGGAACTCGCTTCTGCGCGAACGGAGCGGGAACGCATGGCGCACGCGCTCCGCTCTCTTCCTGCCAAACCGAGGCAGGCGTCGACGGGAGCGTTACCGCAGGCGCACAGTACCCACCCGGAGTCGATTCCTCGAACGATTACGATTCAGGCAGGGGACACCTTATGGGATCTTTCGCGTCGTCATAACGTAAGTATGGAAACTCTCCGTGTGCTGAATGGATTGCGGGATAGTCGCCTCTTGACCGGTCGGAAGCTCCGCTTGCCGGATCCTCCCTCATCGGAATCGACCACCGTACCGGCGGTGGCCCAATAG
- a CDS encoding glycosyltransferase has product MSSLTSIRMLSNLRRLDGIKTDHFCVVSQYAGDQETLVGGLRLFFSAIGKDVVVLTGGTWRVIGICVMKSILPFMPCKVVAVDFILSRPHGWKQIILARLKRVFLRKVDRFILHFKDTRAYEEIYGIPPAKCEFIPFKVNYWETMSSDDRSSAMEEYVFTAGRSYRDFPTFIEAMRRVDHPGLLLFEEAALLKRSATDVDLANLPANLAVTKNEGEQSWVRYIRRAKIVVVPLLPSTMYAPGLSLYLMAMAMNKCVIVTEGLATRGMLTDEAVIVVPKDPEALAVAIRRVWQDDELRRKTAEAGRRYAEKCGGESRLLEDIVKVAAECALS; this is encoded by the coding sequence ATGTCTAGTCTCACTTCCATCAGAATGCTCTCAAATTTGCGCCGCTTAGATGGGATCAAAACCGATCACTTCTGTGTAGTAAGTCAATATGCAGGCGATCAAGAAACGTTGGTTGGTGGTCTGCGTCTGTTCTTCTCTGCCATAGGGAAAGACGTCGTCGTGCTGACCGGTGGAACTTGGAGAGTTATTGGCATTTGCGTAATGAAGTCAATTTTACCATTCATGCCCTGTAAGGTCGTGGCAGTTGATTTCATATTGTCACGCCCTCATGGCTGGAAGCAGATCATTCTTGCTCGGCTCAAGCGGGTATTCCTGAGAAAGGTCGATCGATTCATTCTCCACTTTAAAGATACGCGTGCCTATGAGGAAATCTATGGAATCCCTCCCGCCAAGTGTGAATTCATACCATTCAAGGTCAATTATTGGGAAACGATGTCATCCGATGATCGATCGTCGGCGATGGAGGAGTATGTTTTTACCGCCGGGCGAAGCTATCGAGATTTTCCAACCTTTATCGAGGCGATGAGGAGAGTTGACCATCCTGGACTTCTCCTTTTCGAAGAAGCAGCGCTCCTAAAGAGGTCGGCCACCGACGTGGATCTTGCAAATCTGCCTGCCAATCTGGCTGTGACAAAGAATGAGGGAGAGCAGAGTTGGGTGCGGTACATCCGGCGAGCCAAAATTGTGGTGGTACCGTTGCTGCCCAGCACGATGTATGCTCCTGGGCTCAGCCTGTACCTTATGGCAATGGCGATGAATAAGTGCGTCATCGTTACAGAGGGGCTGGCTACCAGAGGGATGCTCACTGACGAAGCGGTGATTGTGGTGCCAAAGGATCCGGAGGCCCTGGCTGTGGCAATCCGTCGAGTATGGCAGGACGATGAATTGCGCAGAAAGACGGCTGAGGCTGGGAGGCGATACGCTGAAAAATGCGGCGGAGAGTCTCGACTACTTGAGGATATTGTGAAAGTGGCTGCCGAGTGTGCGCTCTCTTGA
- a CDS encoding glycosyltransferase family 4 protein: MPVPLKVCHVAMGDLWAGAEAQLVSFLKEAIRVDGIEWSVVLFNEGRLADELRKLSIPPIVISETKHNVLSIAGRLARAFRTIRPDIVHTHKYKDSILASLVARGLGVPAVVRVVHGLPEPFHGLKNVKMAGYVLADRCVTSLCTQKVIAVSRDIYANLVQSHGPDKVAQIHNGVDLETVRVTIPRAHMLQRWHCNDQTMVIGAVGRLVPVKGHGVLLEAFKLLRGFLPNAKLFLVGDGLLLGQLQAEARRLEVEHAVIFTGHQEQVANFINMMDVFVLPSLHEGIPMVLLEALALGRPVIASRVGGIPEVITHRENGLLVEPGDPWSLADAVSELHRDQTLAGRIGRTGRSTVESEFTANRMVSKTLSLYQSLLGKGRIPTIY; the protein is encoded by the coding sequence ATGCCTGTACCATTAAAAGTCTGTCATGTGGCAATGGGAGATCTGTGGGCTGGGGCAGAAGCCCAGCTTGTTTCTTTTCTAAAGGAGGCCATTCGTGTTGACGGAATCGAGTGGTCTGTGGTGCTTTTCAATGAAGGGCGGCTGGCAGATGAGCTGCGAAAGCTTTCCATACCTCCCATCGTAATATCAGAAACAAAACATAATGTGTTAAGCATCGCAGGGCGACTTGCACGAGCGTTCCGTACAATCCGTCCGGACATTGTGCATACTCACAAGTACAAGGATTCAATTTTGGCGTCGCTTGTGGCACGGGGTTTGGGGGTCCCAGCCGTCGTCAGAGTCGTTCACGGTCTGCCGGAACCTTTCCATGGACTAAAAAATGTAAAGATGGCCGGCTACGTGCTAGCCGATCGATGTGTAACCAGCTTGTGCACCCAAAAAGTTATTGCCGTCTCACGTGACATCTACGCAAATCTGGTTCAATCGCATGGGCCAGATAAGGTCGCGCAAATCCATAATGGGGTCGATCTTGAAACGGTACGAGTAACGATTCCCAGGGCGCACATGCTGCAAAGGTGGCACTGCAATGATCAAACTATGGTAATTGGAGCAGTTGGTCGCCTTGTCCCGGTGAAGGGGCACGGTGTCCTGCTGGAAGCATTTAAGTTACTCCGTGGTTTCCTTCCGAATGCAAAATTATTCTTGGTTGGAGATGGTCTTCTGCTCGGTCAGCTTCAGGCTGAGGCCCGGCGCCTGGAAGTGGAACATGCAGTAATCTTTACTGGCCATCAGGAGCAAGTCGCGAACTTCATCAACATGATGGACGTTTTTGTCTTGCCTTCGCTCCACGAAGGTATTCCAATGGTTTTATTGGAAGCGTTGGCACTCGGCCGTCCGGTCATTGCAAGTCGAGTTGGGGGTATCCCAGAAGTTATCACGCATCGTGAGAATGGTTTATTGGTCGAGCCAGGCGATCCATGGAGCTTGGCTGATGCGGTTTCCGAATTGCATCGAGACCAAACCCTTGCCGGTAGGATCGGCAGAACCGGGCGTAGTACTGTAGAGTCTGAATTTACGGCAAACCGCATGGTTTCGAAAACGCTCAGCTTGTACCAAAGCCTTCTTGGAAAAGGAAGAATTCCTACAATTTACTAG
- a CDS encoding prepilin-type N-terminal cleavage/methylation domain-containing protein — protein MKQSGVTLLELLVTLTILTILASVALPFTKVSAKRTKEIELRQNLRIIRAAIDTFHLEWARDGDTLTGPACVKNRLSCKDVTGPYGYPKSLDVLLGIKLTGEQASIKGTTVKRYLRSIPPDPMTGSPTWQLRCYRDPAGVKDWCGEDVYDVSTPSQEVALDGTKYRDW, from the coding sequence GTGAAACAGTCCGGCGTCACCCTGCTTGAACTGCTCGTCACCCTGACCATCCTCACGATTCTTGCCTCGGTGGCGCTGCCCTTTACCAAGGTGTCCGCCAAACGGACGAAAGAGATCGAACTCCGGCAAAACCTGCGCATCATTCGAGCGGCCATCGATACCTTCCATCTGGAATGGGCGCGAGACGGAGATACGCTCACCGGTCCGGCCTGTGTCAAGAATCGGTTGAGCTGCAAAGATGTGACCGGTCCCTATGGATATCCGAAATCCTTGGACGTGCTTCTCGGTATCAAGCTGACGGGGGAGCAAGCCAGCATCAAGGGGACGACAGTGAAGCGATATCTGCGCTCGATTCCCCCGGATCCCATGACGGGATCGCCGACGTGGCAGCTGCGTTGTTATCGGGATCCGGCCGGCGTAAAAGATTGGTGTGGAGAAGATGTCTACGATGTGTCGACACCCAGCCAAGAGGTCGCGCTTGATGGGACAAAGTACCGAGACTGGTAG